The Methylomarinum vadi genome has a window encoding:
- a CDS encoding YajD family HNH nuclease, with product MHHRDHNHDNNPQDGSNWELLCLYCHDNEHQRFEEFVRYGGSSSDNKSSSGTFNPFADLKNMMKQ from the coding sequence GTGCATCATCGCGACCATAATCATGACAATAACCCGCAGGACGGCAGCAACTGGGAGCTGTTGTGTTTGTACTGCCATGACAACGAGCACCAACGCTTCGAGGAATTCGTGCGCTATGGCGGCTCTTCGAGCGACAATAAGTCGTCGAGCGGAACGTTCAATCCGTTTGCCGACCTGAAAAACATGATGAAGCAATAG
- a CDS encoding DNA-3-methyladenine glycosylase I, giving the protein MAKCPWALASKLEEHYHDHEWGVPVHDDRLLFEFLILEGAQAGLSWRTVLAKREAYRDAFDGFDVATVAAYDEERLQRLLQNPNLIRNRLKLQAAIGNAQAFLRVQQRFGSFDQFIWQFVDGNPVQNRWQRMEEVPATTPESKDMSRALKGLGFKFVGPTICYAFMQAVGMVNDHVLSCYRHDQLAPEKS; this is encoded by the coding sequence ATGGCAAAATGCCCCTGGGCACTTGCCTCAAAATTGGAAGAACACTATCACGACCATGAATGGGGCGTGCCGGTGCATGATGACCGCTTGTTGTTCGAATTCTTGATTTTGGAAGGGGCCCAGGCCGGGCTAAGCTGGCGTACCGTGCTGGCCAAGCGAGAAGCCTACCGCGACGCCTTCGACGGTTTCGATGTCGCAACCGTCGCCGCGTATGATGAAGAACGTCTGCAACGATTATTGCAAAATCCCAATCTGATCAGAAACCGTTTGAAGCTGCAGGCCGCCATCGGCAATGCGCAAGCGTTTCTAAGGGTACAGCAACGGTTCGGCAGTTTCGATCAATTTATCTGGCAATTCGTCGATGGCAATCCTGTGCAAAACCGGTGGCAACGCATGGAAGAGGTGCCTGCGACGACGCCCGAATCGAAAGATATGAGCCGTGCGTTGAAGGGCTTGGGTTTCAAATTTGTCGGTCCGACGATTTGTTATGCTTTCATGCAGGCCGTCGGCATGGTCAACGACCATGTCCTTTCCTGCTATCGCCACGATCAATTAGCCCCGGAAAAATCCTGA
- the tnpA gene encoding IS200/IS605 family transposase codes for MDYRYGSHTVYQIEYHFVWVTKYRYKVLKDEIAETSERLGAAGHAKPLRYGLSKGVVSKDHVHILVSAPPTMAPSGNHEANQRDELREAICSKKFPHLKKRYWVDIFGPAVIFAATVGAND; via the coding sequence ATGGACTATAGATACGGCAGCCATACGGTTTACCAAATTGAGTATCATTTTGTTTGGGTTACGAAGTATCGTTATAAAGTGCTGAAGGATGAAATAGCCGAAACGAGTGAGAGACTTGGTGCGGCAGGACATGCGAAGCCTTTGAGATACGGATTATCCAAAGGTGTCGTGAGCAAAGATCATGTGCACATTTTGGTGAGTGCGCCGCCGACTATGGCCCCAAGCGGAAATCATGAGGCGAATCAAAGGGACGAACTTCGAGAAGCTATCTGTTCGAAGAAGTTCCCGCACTTGAAAAAGCGATATTGGGTCGACATTTTTGGGCCCGCGGTTATTTTTGCCGCCACAGTTGGGGCAAATGACTGA
- a CDS encoding sensor domain-containing diguanylate cyclase codes for MLQTELRACWSEPIISSKNTVLGTFAIYYHKPHSPTREDIKFIKRMAQLSAIAIEQKNNESELRIAATTFQSQEAIMVTDHKGTILRVNDAFTKITGYSETEAVGQNPRMLSSNQYSVGFYRQMFKTLRKEGRWQGEIWNRRKNGEIYPEWLMVTAVENDRDVVSHYVAIFSDITEKKAAEKEIHDLAFYDPLTGLPNRRLLLDRLQHEIVAAKRHRHFGALFFSGSRSFQATQRFPGASGRR; via the coding sequence ATGTTGCAGACGGAATTGCGAGCCTGCTGGTCCGAACCCATCATTTCCTCGAAAAATACCGTGTTGGGCACTTTCGCGATTTATTACCATAAACCCCATAGCCCGACGCGAGAGGACATCAAATTCATTAAACGAATGGCGCAATTATCGGCTATTGCCATCGAACAGAAAAATAACGAAAGTGAATTGCGTATTGCCGCGACGACGTTTCAGTCGCAAGAGGCGATCATGGTCACCGACCATAAAGGTACTATTCTGAGGGTCAACGACGCTTTCACTAAGATTACCGGTTACAGTGAAACGGAAGCGGTCGGGCAAAATCCCAGAATGTTGTCCTCCAATCAATATTCCGTAGGCTTTTATCGGCAGATGTTCAAGACGTTGCGTAAGGAAGGACGGTGGCAAGGGGAAATCTGGAATCGGCGCAAGAATGGCGAAATTTATCCCGAATGGTTGATGGTGACGGCGGTCGAGAATGATCGTGACGTCGTCAGCCACTATGTCGCTATTTTTTCCGATATTACCGAAAAAAAAGCGGCGGAAAAGGAAATTCACGACCTGGCATTTTATGACCCCTTGACCGGTTTGCCCAATCGCCGCTTGTTGCTAGATAGGCTGCAACATGAAATCGTAGCCGCCAAGAGGCATCGCCATTTCGGCGCCTTGTTTTTTTCTGGATCTCGATCATTTCAAGCGACTCAACGATTCCCTGGGGCATCAGGTCGGCGATGA
- a CDS encoding putative bifunctional diguanylate cyclase/phosphodiesterase, which translates to MGHQVGDELLIQVAQRISTLLREEDTACRLGGDEFIVLVAGQGKSLEQATDHAAILAEKIRDVINQPFMLRGSSHHFTTSIGVSIYPDITEQPEAVIQQADTAMYRAKEMGRNSISFFRPSMQKLADQRLILEKEMREALLDGHFALFYQPQVDRDGRIVSVEALIRWRNPEKGMISPADFIPVAEETQLILPIGSWVLNEACRQINFWDNENRYIGHVAVNVSSRQFRQPDFVEQVENILVETGIEASRLMIELTEGVVIDNIEDTVDKMQALKRMGVGISIDDFGTGYSSLSYLKQLPISQLKIDQNFVRDIVSDPNDAVIVETIINMAHNLELNVIAEGVENQAQMDYLLAKGCVHFQGYFFGRPVEASELEIREVGR; encoded by the coding sequence CTGGGGCATCAGGTCGGCGATGAGCTTTTGATTCAAGTCGCTCAACGTATTAGCACGCTGCTGCGGGAGGAAGATACCGCCTGTCGCTTGGGCGGGGATGAATTTATCGTGCTGGTGGCAGGTCAGGGGAAAAGCTTGGAACAAGCGACCGACCATGCCGCGATACTGGCGGAAAAAATTCGCGATGTTATCAATCAACCTTTTATGCTACGCGGCAGTTCCCACCATTTCACCACCAGCATCGGTGTTTCCATTTATCCCGATATCACCGAACAGCCCGAAGCCGTCATTCAGCAGGCCGATACCGCCATGTACCGGGCCAAGGAAATGGGCCGTAACAGCATTAGTTTCTTTCGCCCCAGTATGCAAAAACTTGCCGACCAGCGTTTGATTCTGGAAAAAGAAATGCGCGAGGCGTTGCTCGACGGCCATTTCGCATTGTTTTATCAACCCCAGGTCGACCGCGACGGCCGGATCGTCAGTGTGGAAGCCTTAATTCGCTGGCGAAATCCCGAAAAAGGCATGATATCGCCCGCCGATTTCATTCCAGTCGCGGAAGAAACCCAGTTGATTTTGCCGATCGGGTCATGGGTGCTCAATGAGGCCTGCCGGCAAATTAACTTTTGGGACAATGAAAACCGCTATATCGGCCATGTCGCCGTCAACGTGAGCTCGCGCCAGTTTCGTCAGCCCGATTTTGTCGAACAAGTCGAAAATATCCTGGTGGAAACTGGAATAGAGGCCAGTCGATTGATGATCGAACTGACCGAGGGCGTCGTTATCGACAATATTGAAGATACGGTCGATAAAATGCAGGCTCTGAAAAGAATGGGAGTCGGTATCTCGATCGACGACTTTGGCACGGGTTATTCCTCCTTGTCTTATTTGAAGCAATTGCCGATAAGCCAGCTAAAAATCGACCAGAATTTCGTCAGAGACATCGTCAGTGATCCGAACGATGCCGTGATCGTCGAAACCATCATTAACATGGCGCATAACCTGGAATTGAATGTCATTGCCGAAGGGGTGGAAAACCAAGCGCAGATGGATTATCTGCTAGCCAAGGGTTGCGTTCATTTTCAAGGCTATTTCTTCGGCCGGCCTGTCGAGGCCTCTGAACTTGAAATAAGGGAAGTCGGTAGATGA
- a CDS encoding rhodanese-like domain-containing protein, translating into MKKFRRILLAVMFLAGCEASGQGYLSQQKLLQMINRSASPVVVDVRSQREYQAGHVPGALHVPFWTAFTTQRLVKVNKERLLVLYCEHGPRAGVAKLAFSLAGYQHVVYLAGHMSAWREAGLPMEK; encoded by the coding sequence ATGAAGAAATTCCGACGTATTTTGCTGGCGGTGATGTTTTTGGCGGGGTGTGAAGCGTCCGGGCAAGGTTACCTGTCGCAACAGAAATTGCTACAAATGATTAATCGATCGGCGTCGCCCGTGGTCGTCGATGTGCGCTCGCAAAGGGAATATCAAGCCGGACATGTGCCGGGCGCGCTTCATGTCCCTTTTTGGACGGCCTTTACCACGCAACGATTGGTTAAAGTGAATAAGGAACGGCTATTGGTGCTGTATTGCGAACACGGGCCCAGGGCGGGGGTGGCCAAACTGGCTTTCAGCTTGGCCGGATATCAACATGTCGTTTATCTGGCCGGACATATGTCGGCCTGGCGCGAGGCCGGTCTGCCAATGGAAAAATAA
- a CDS encoding TetR/AcrR family transcriptional regulator yields the protein MIKCGRPPKGQESQSRERVLDSALQLFLEHGYGNLSMETVAREAHVSMRTIYSHFGNKAGLIGAVIRRCSDQFVDSLPEIGEPREALLAFARQFISRITQPDAVRIRTILTGESLRFPELASQFYEQGPQRTLDRLTAFFSKHQRTGYFVELNPQRLADHFLSCLRNERFHKLQLGLAPIPNEDEIEDWVQQAVELFLNGSVAPNRKQQTITNN from the coding sequence ATGATTAAATGCGGACGCCCTCCAAAAGGGCAGGAATCTCAGAGCCGCGAACGGGTGCTAGACAGCGCCTTGCAGTTATTTTTGGAGCACGGCTACGGTAATCTCAGTATGGAAACGGTTGCCCGCGAAGCCCATGTTTCCATGCGCACGATTTATTCTCATTTCGGCAACAAGGCGGGCTTGATCGGTGCCGTGATCAGACGGTGTAGCGATCAATTTGTCGACAGCCTACCCGAAATTGGCGAACCACGAGAAGCCTTACTGGCGTTTGCGCGGCAATTTATCAGCCGCATTACGCAACCGGATGCGGTGCGCATCCGTACGATACTGACTGGCGAATCGTTGCGCTTCCCGGAGTTAGCGTCTCAATTTTATGAACAGGGACCACAAAGAACACTGGATAGACTAACGGCGTTTTTTAGCAAACATCAACGAACGGGCTATTTTGTCGAGCTTAATCCACAACGCCTGGCCGACCATTTCCTCAGTTGTCTACGTAATGAACGCTTCCATAAACTTCAGCTCGGTCTAGCTCCAATACCCAATGAAGACGAGATCGAGGACTGGGTACAGCAGGCGGTGGAATTGTTTCTCAACGGTAGCGTGGCGCCGAACCGCAAACAGCAAACCATAACTAACAATTAA
- a CDS encoding efflux RND transporter periplasmic adaptor subunit — MKQHIYPLRTKKLKGSIILPYFQGINGDRMVVPFIFWALFPLVLLTGCGGNDQKPEAQQGPPPKVKVAYPLRREVSEWDEFTGRIEAVDSVEVRARVSGYLEKINFVAGQKVKKGDLLFLIDPKPFQAQLNLTQAELERTQTKRELAKNDLARAEGLLKAKAISGEEYDSRNKGYREAVAAVRAAEASVYAARLNLQYCEILAPIDGRVGRELITQGNLVNGGGEATLLTTIVSTDPLYVYVDADERSILRYKRQHGPSLEGVEAQLEVADEEGFPHHGRIDYIAPSADPETGTVKLRGVFANADELLSPGFFARMRIRASEPYNALLLPDRALATDQAQRFVWVLNQEDKAEYRRITPGAHVGNLRVIKEGLTGQDRVVIEGLQKIRPGVKVSPEQITVGGEQ, encoded by the coding sequence ATGAAACAACATATCTATCCATTAAGGACCAAAAAACTGAAAGGTTCCATCATTCTCCCTTATTTTCAAGGTATTAACGGGGACCGAATGGTGGTTCCTTTTATTTTTTGGGCATTGTTCCCGCTCGTGCTATTGACCGGTTGTGGCGGCAACGATCAGAAACCGGAGGCGCAGCAAGGTCCGCCCCCCAAGGTAAAAGTCGCTTATCCGTTGCGCCGCGAGGTCAGCGAATGGGATGAATTCACCGGCCGCATCGAGGCGGTCGATTCGGTCGAAGTCAGGGCGAGGGTCAGCGGATACCTGGAGAAAATCAATTTCGTTGCCGGTCAGAAAGTGAAAAAAGGCGACCTGTTGTTTTTGATCGACCCAAAGCCATTCCAGGCGCAATTGAATCTGACGCAAGCCGAATTGGAACGAACCCAAACGAAACGAGAATTGGCGAAAAACGACCTGGCCCGGGCCGAAGGCTTGTTGAAGGCGAAGGCGATTTCCGGCGAGGAATACGACAGCCGCAATAAAGGCTATCGCGAGGCGGTCGCCGCGGTGCGCGCAGCCGAGGCCAGCGTTTATGCGGCGCGTTTAAATCTGCAATACTGTGAAATACTGGCGCCAATAGACGGCCGGGTCGGGCGAGAACTGATCACCCAAGGCAACCTGGTCAATGGCGGCGGCGAGGCCACCCTGTTGACCACGATCGTTTCCACCGATCCGCTCTATGTTTACGTCGATGCCGATGAACGTTCGATCTTGCGTTACAAACGCCAGCATGGACCGTCCCTGGAAGGTGTCGAGGCGCAATTGGAGGTGGCCGACGAGGAAGGGTTCCCTCATCATGGCAGAATCGATTATATCGCTCCCAGCGCCGATCCCGAAACGGGGACCGTCAAGCTGCGTGGAGTGTTCGCCAATGCCGACGAATTACTGAGTCCTGGTTTTTTCGCCCGTATGCGCATCCGCGCCAGTGAGCCTTATAACGCCTTGTTGCTGCCGGACCGCGCGCTCGCCACCGATCAGGCGCAACGCTTCGTTTGGGTGCTGAACCAGGAGGACAAGGCCGAATACCGCAGGATTACTCCCGGCGCCCATGTCGGTAACTTGCGCGTCATCAAGGAAGGATTGACCGGTCAGGACCGGGTCGTAATCGAGGGGCTGCAAAAGATCAGGCC